The following coding sequences lie in one uncultured Fibrobacter sp. genomic window:
- a CDS encoding CatB-related O-acetyltransferase, whose translation MTVHPIAGYDKEIYVKPTLKNPQIVVGDFTYIADSDFESHVTHLYPWNEDKLIIGKFCQIAAGVEFVMNGANHQMNAVSTFPFYTLAGWNMAPPAKKDLPLKGDTVIGNDVWIGQNAVILPGVHIGDGAIVGANAVVGSDVEPYTIVAGNPAQFIRNRFDDELVQILLQWKWWDKPVEEINELIPILTNSDLEFVKSRVKELSVSKP comes from the coding sequence ATGACGGTTCACCCGATTGCGGGCTACGACAAAGAGATTTACGTGAAACCGACACTCAAGAATCCGCAGATTGTCGTGGGCGATTTCACCTACATTGCCGATAGCGATTTCGAGAGCCACGTGACTCACTTGTATCCGTGGAATGAAGACAAGTTAATTATCGGAAAGTTCTGCCAGATTGCCGCCGGCGTGGAATTCGTGATGAACGGTGCGAACCACCAGATGAATGCGGTTTCGACATTCCCGTTTTACACGCTTGCGGGCTGGAACATGGCGCCCCCTGCGAAAAAGGATTTGCCGCTCAAGGGCGATACGGTGATTGGGAACGATGTGTGGATCGGGCAGAATGCAGTCATTTTGCCGGGTGTGCATATTGGTGACGGCGCGATTGTCGGTGCGAATGCGGTCGTGGGGAGCGACGTGGAACCCTACACAATCGTGGCGGGGAATCCGGCGCAGTTTATCCGCAACCGTTTCGACGACGAACTCGTGCAAATTCTGCTCCAGTGGAAATGGTGGGACAAGCCCGTCGAAGAAATCAACGAGCTTATCCCGATTCTCACGAACAGCGATCTGGAATTTGTCAAGTCACGGGTGAAGGAACTTAGTGTGAGCAAGCCATAA